The sequence GAAGGGCGCCCAACGGTCATTGGGGTTAAAGCAGGGCTCGAATGTCGACACCGACGACAACATGAGACAAACTCACCCTATTCGTCTTTATCACAAATTATATTCATGGAGTGCCCGTGCTCGAAATTCGTCACCTCAAGACCCTGCACGCCTTGCGCGAAGCCGACAGCCTGGTGGAAGCCGCCGAACGGCTGCACCTGACCCAGTCCGCGCTCTCCCACCAGTTCAAGGAACTTGAGGAGCGCCTGGGCATGCAGCTGTTCGTGCGCAAGACCAAACCCCTGCGCTTCACCAGCGCCGGCCTGCGCCTGCTGCAACTGGCGGACGCCACCCTGCCCTTGCTGCGCGGCGCCGAGCGGGACATCGCACGCCTGGCCGGAGGCACGGCCGGGCGCCTGCACATGGCCATCGAGTGCCACAGTTGCTTCCAATGGCTGATGCCGACCATCGACCAATTCCGTGACGCCTGGCCGGAAGTCGAACTGGACCTGGCCTCCGGGTTTGCCTTCGCTCCGCTACCGGCCCTGGCCCGTGGCGACCTGGACCTGGTGGTGACCTCCGATCCGCTGGAGCTGGCGGGCATCACCTACGTACCGCTGTTCACCTACGAAGCGATGCTGGCGGTGGCCAACCAGCACCCGCTGGCAAACAAGCCCTATATCGTGCCCGACGACTTGCTCAACGAAACCTTGATCATCTACCCCGTGGAGCGCGACCGCCTGGACATCTTCACCCGCTTCCTGGAGCCGGCCGACGTAGAGCCCGCCCAGGTACGCACCTCGGAACTGACGGTGATGATGATGCAGTTGGTAGCCAGCGGCCGTGGCGTTTGTGGCATGCCACATTGGGCGCTGCATGAATACAGCTCGCGGGGTTATGTGAAGGCCAAGCGGCTGGGAGAGAAAGGCCTGTTTGCCACGCTGTATGCGGGGATTCGCGCCGATATGCTGGACGCGCCGTACATGCGCGACTTCTTGCTGACGGCCAAGGACACGTCGTTTTCAACATTGGACGGCGTCAGCGCCGTTCGCTAGACGGGGGCATAACGACAGCTCCCACACAAATCTGCTTCGCCGCTGAATAATCAGTCGACTTGCAACTCACGCCACATGTGAATCTTGTCGAAGTAGTCGACTCCCACCCGCACCGCCAACGGCTCCAGCCCGTACTGAATAAAACCGCACCGCTGATAAAGGGCAAACGCTGCCTCATTGCCGGCGGTGACGGTCAACTGAACCAACTTCACGTCAGGATGCTTGTGCGCCTCAACAAGCGCCGCTTCAACCAGCCGCCGGCCCAACCCGCGCTGTTGAAACGCCTCGGCGACGTACATCCCGAATAGCGTCACCTTGTGCCGAGCCTTTTCCCGAGGCTCGAACGCCAGGCCAACAATGCCCGCCAATTCCGCCCCTTCAAACCCGCCAATCACCCGATCCAGCGGACTCTCCAAGCGCTTCTCCCACCAGCTCAAGGGCATCGCTGCACGCTCGGTAACGCTGGAAGTAAACGCCTGTGGATAAGTGCCATAAGCCTGGAGCATCAACGCCCGATAGGCTGGGGCATCGCCGGCGGCCAAACCTCGGATATTCATGCGCTGCGCCGCTGCTCAAGCATCAGCCGAACGGCCAAGGCTGCCAGCACAAACCCCATGAAATAGCGCTGCACCGCCAGCCAGCTCGGGTTGTTGATAAACCAGCCGGCAATGGTAGCGGCGAAGAGCGAGATCAGCAGGTTCACCATGAAGCTCACGCTGATCTGGGTCATGCCGAGCATCAGGCTCTGGGTAAACACCGAACCGTGCTCCGGGGTGATGAACTGCGGGAACACCGAGAGGTAGAACACGGCAATTTTCGGGTTCAGGGCACTGGTGAGAAAGCCCATCAGCACCAGCTTGCGCGAAGAGTCCGGCGGCAGTTGCT is a genomic window of Pseudomonas sp. ADAK18 containing:
- a CDS encoding GNAT family N-acetyltransferase gives rise to the protein MNIRGLAAGDAPAYRALMLQAYGTYPQAFTSSVTERAAMPLSWWEKRLESPLDRVIGGFEGAELAGIVGLAFEPREKARHKVTLFGMYVAEAFQQRGLGRRLVEAALVEAHKHPDVKLVQLTVTAGNEAAFALYQRCGFIQYGLEPLAVRVGVDYFDKIHMWRELQVD
- a CDS encoding LysE family translocator gives rise to the protein MIATQDLLIFAAASLLLVLTPGPNMIYLISRSICQGRKAGVISLLGVVAGFFVHLFAAAAGLTAVFLAVPMAYEAMKWAGALYLLWLAWQAVKPGGRSPFEAQQLPPDSSRKLVLMGFLTSALNPKIAVFYLSVFPQFITPEHGSVFTQSLMLGMTQISVSFMVNLLISLFAATIAGWFINNPSWLAVQRYFMGFVLAALAVRLMLEQRRSA
- the metR gene encoding transcriptional regulator MetR — protein: MLEIRHLKTLHALREADSLVEAAERLHLTQSALSHQFKELEERLGMQLFVRKTKPLRFTSAGLRLLQLADATLPLLRGAERDIARLAGGTAGRLHMAIECHSCFQWLMPTIDQFRDAWPEVELDLASGFAFAPLPALARGDLDLVVTSDPLELAGITYVPLFTYEAMLAVANQHPLANKPYIVPDDLLNETLIIYPVERDRLDIFTRFLEPADVEPAQVRTSELTVMMMQLVASGRGVCGMPHWALHEYSSRGYVKAKRLGEKGLFATLYAGIRADMLDAPYMRDFLLTAKDTSFSTLDGVSAVR